One Natator depressus isolate rNatDep1 chromosome 5, rNatDep2.hap1, whole genome shotgun sequence DNA segment encodes these proteins:
- the LIPG gene encoding endothelial lipase, whose product MRSSAFLLLVGIVSGIAARDSAPVAKEDLLKDDTIAELLKNEKELAQAQKLQVKFNLRSSTVPGDEDCFLSIGQDKCLEDCKFNLTAKTFFIIHGWTMSGLFENWLESLVAALQEREKDANVVVVDWLGLAHQLYTDAVNNTKVVGKAVARVLNWLQEKQNLLLENVHLIGYSLGAHVAGYAGNYANGTIGRITGLDPAGPMFEGADPHRRLSPDDADFVDVLHTFTKETLGVSIGIQMPVGHIDVYPNGGDFQPGCGLSDVLGAIAYGNIGDVVKCEHERAVHLFVDSLVNQDKQSFAFQCTDSSRFKKGICLSCRKNRCNSIGYNAKKMRNKRNSKMYLKTRADMPFRVYHYQMKMHIFSYKSLGETEPTFSVTLHGTNGESQPLSLEILEQIGLNSTNPFLVYTEEDIGDLLRIKLTWEGSSQSWYNLWRELKSYWFRSAKPSKELQIRRIRVKSGETQQKLTFCAEDLQLTNISPGKDLWFVKCRDGWPTKNQTRSALNRL is encoded by the exons ATGAGAAGCTCTGCTTTCCTGCTGCTCGTTGGAATTGTCTCTGGCATTGCAGCGAGGGACTCCGCACCGGTTGCAAAGGAAGACCTGCTGAAAG ATGACACAATTGCTGAGCTGCTGAAGAACGAAAAAGAACTTGCACAGGCTCAGAAACTACAAGTGAAGTTTAATCTTCGCTCCTCCACAGTTCCAGGGGATGAAGACTGCTTTCTCTCCATAGGCCAAGACAAATGTTTAGAGGACTGCAAATTCAATTTGACAGCTAAAACCTTCTTTATTATTCATGGATGGACA ATGAGTGGCTTGTTTGAAAACTGGCTGGAAAGCCTGGTGGCCGCTcttcaggagagagagaaggatgctaatgtggtggtggtggactGGCTTGGACTTGCCCATCAGCTCTATACTGATGCTGTGAACAACACAAAGGTGGTTGGAAAGGCCGTTGCAAGGGTGCTCAACTGGTTACAG GAAAAGCAGAACCTGCTGCTTGAGAACGTCCACTTAATTGGGTACAGTCTTGGTGCCCATGTTGCTGGATATGCTGGTAACTATGCAAATGGAACAATAGGCAGAATTACAG GCTTGGATCCAGCTGGCCCTATGTTTGAAGGAGCTGATCCTCACAGACGTCTCTCCCCTGATGATGCAGACTTTGTAGACGTTCTTCATACATTTACGAAGGAAACACTGGGTGTTAGCATTGGGATCCAGATGCCTGTGGGTCACATAGATGTTTATCCCAACgggggagatttccagcctggTTGTGGATTAAGTGATGTTTTGGGAGCAATTGCATATGGAA ATATTGGGGATGTTGTTAAATGTGAACATGAGCGAGCTGTACACCTCTTCGTGGACTCCCTTGTGAACCAAGATAAGCAGAGCTTCGCCTTTCAGTGCACCGACTCCAGCCGTTTCAAGAAGGGAATCTGCCTGAGCTGCCGAAAGAACCGCTGCAACAGCATTGGCTACAATGCCAAGAAAATGAGGAACAAAAGGAACAGCaagatgtacttaaaaaccaGAGCAGATATGCCTTTCAGAG TTTACCATTATCAGATGAAAATGCATATCTTCAGCTACAAAAGTTTAGGAGAAACGGAACCCACGTTCTCAGTCACCCTTCATGGTACCAATGGCGAGTCTCAACCCCTCTCTCTGGAGAT ACTTGAGCAAATTGGCCTGAATTCTACTAACCCCTTCTTGGTCTATACTGAAGAAGACATTGGTGACCTCTTACGGATCAAGCTCACCTGGGAGGGATCTTCTCAGTCTTGGTACAATCTGTGGAGAGAGCTCAAAAGTTACTGGTTCCGATCTGCTAAACCTTCCAAAGAGCTGCAGATCAGACGTATACGTGTGAAGTCTGGGGAAACGCAACAGAA GTTAACTTTCTGTGCAGAGGATCTTCAGCTGACCAACATATCTCCTGGTAAAGATCTTTGGTTTGTGAAATGTAGAGATGGATGgccaacaaaaaaccaaacaag ATCAGCTTTGAATCGCCTCTGA